A genomic window from Hypomesus transpacificus isolate Combined female chromosome 15, fHypTra1, whole genome shotgun sequence includes:
- the ehd2b gene encoding EH domain-containing protein 2b: MSRWGRKNVKKTPEVIRTVTEGLKSLYRKKLLPLEEYYGFNDFHSLSLEDADFDNKPMVLVVGQYSTGKTTFIKYLLEQDVPGSRVGPEPTTDCFTAVMHGEVEGVIPGNALIVDPMKPFRKLNPFGNTFLNRFQCAQMPNQVLESISIIDTPGILSGAKQRVSRGYDFPAVLRWFAERVDRIILLFDAHKLEISDEFSEAIGALRGNEDKLRVVLNKADMVDTQQLMRVYGALMWSLGKVFGTPEVLRVYIGSFWSEPLLVPDNRKLFELEEEDLFTDIQNLPRNAALRKLNDLVKRARLVRVHAHIISHLKQEMPSVFRKDNKKKTLIYQLPVIFSKIQLQHHISPGDFPDCAKMQEQLLVHDFTKFKTLKPSLMAALDELLSTDISKLMPLLRQEELDAGEQLGVQGGAFMGTRAGPFMEGDPFAEENGQGGEEEEDWVVTKDKPKYDEIFYNLAPNEGKLSGTKAKDWMVSTRLPNSVLGRIWKLSDVDRDGMLDDEEFALASHLIEVKLEGHGLPPELPNRLIPPSKRRQKGSDA; encoded by the exons ATGTCACGGTGGGGGAGGAAGAATGTGAAGAAGACTCCTGAGGTGATTCGCACTGTGACCGAGGGGCTCAAGTCCCTGTACCGGAAGAAACTGCTGCCCCTGGAGGAGTACTACGGCTTCAATGACTTCCACTCCCTCAGCCTTGAGGACGCAGACTTTGACAACAAGCccatggtgctggtggtgggtcAGTACTCCACAGGAAAGACCACCTTCATCAA ataccTGCTGGAGCAGGATGTCCCAGGTAGCAGGGTGGGGCCTGAGCCCACCACTGACTGCTTCACTGCGGTCATGCacggagaggtggagggggtcatCCCAGGCAACGCTCTGATCGTGGATCCCATGAAGCCCTTCCGCAAACTCAACCCCTTTGGAAACACCTTCCTCAACAG GTTCCAGTGCGCCCAGATGCCCAATCAGGTCCTGGAAAGCATCAGCATCATCGACACTCCTGGCATCCTGTCGGGGGCCAAGCAGAGAGTGAGCCGAG GCTATGATTTCCCGGCCGTGTTGCGCTGGTTTGCTGAGCGCGTGGACCGCATCATCCTGCTGTTCGACGCCCACAAGCTCGAGATCTCCGACGAGTTCTCTGAGGCCATAGGTGCACTGAGGGGCAACGAGGACAAGCTGCGCGTGGTGCTGAACAAGGCAGACATGGTGGACACCCAGCAGCTGATGCGCGTGTACGGAGCCCTCATGTGGTCCCTGGGAAAGGTGTTTGGCACCCCGGAGGTCCTTCGAGTCTACATCGGGTCCTTCTGGTCAGAGCCACTCTTGGTCCCAGACAATCGCAAGCTGTTCGAGCTAGAGGAGGAAGACCTGTTTACAGATATCCAGAACCTTCCCCGTAATGCGGCTCTACGCAAGCTCAACGACCTGGTGAAGAGGGCACGGCTGGTCAGG GTCCACGCCCACATCATCAGCCATCTGAAGCAGGAGATGCCCTCAGTCTTCAGGAAGGACAACAAGAAGAAGACCCTGATCTACCAGCTGCCCGTTATCTTCTCCAAGATCCAGCTGCAGCATCACATCTCCCCTGGAGACTTCCCAGACTGTGCCAAGATGCAG GAGCAACTGCTGGTCCACGACTTCACCAAGTTCAAGACTCTCAAGCCCAGCCTGATGGCGGCCCTGGACGAGCTTTTGTCCACCGACATCTCCAAGCTGATGCCcctcctccgtcaggaggagcTGGATGCTGGGGAGCAGCTGGGGGTGCAGGGAGGGGCGTTCATGGGGACCCGCGCCGGGCCCTTCATGGAGGGAGACCCCTTCGCCGAGGAGAACGGGCAAGGCggcgaagaggaggaagactggGTGGTGACAAAAGACAAGCCCAAGTACGACGAGATCTTCTACAACTTGGCGCCCAACGAGGGGAAGCTGAGTGGCACCAAGGCTAAGGACTGGATGGTGAGCACCAGGCTGCCCAACTCGGTGCTAGGACGCATCTGGAAGCTGTCGGACGTGGACCGCGACGGCATGCTGGATGATGAGGAGTTTGCCCTGGCCAGCCACCTGATCGAGGTCAAGCTGGAGGGCCATGGTCTTCCCCCTGAGCTGCCTAACCGACTCATCCCACCCTCCAAACGCAGGCAGAAAGGCTCTGATGCGTAG